In a single window of the Lagenorhynchus albirostris chromosome 19, mLagAlb1.1, whole genome shotgun sequence genome:
- the ZNF568 gene encoding zinc finger protein 568 isoform X5, translating to MIEYQRPVSFKDVVVGFTQEEWHRLNPAQRALYRDVMLETYSNLVSVGYEGTKPYVILRLEQEEAPWICEASCSGCHCRENIWQGNIQKKRRQDMLLRQGTFISKKTLPKERSHECNKFGKISHLSTDLFPSIQNPNNWDSCGKSVNHNLDLNGFKRNYSKKQDECYGYGKLLQHTKHDRRPNGEKFWECSHCEKAFSHNPALMYKPAVTNSLVYKRKRVPPTEKPHVCTECGKAFCYKSEFIRHQRSHTGEKPYGCTDCGKAFSHKSTLIKHQRIHTGIRPFECFFCGKAFTQKSHRREHQRTHTGERPFVCNECGKSFGEKSYLNVHQKIHTGERPYRCRECGKSFSQKSCLNKHWRTHTGEKPYGCNECGKAFYQKPNLSRHQKVHARKNAYRNENLKIVEKP from the exons AGACCTGTGTCATTCAAGGATGTGGTCGTGGGCTTCACTCAAGAGGAGTGGCATAGGCTGAATCCTGCTCAGAGGGCCCTATACCGGGATGTGATGCTGGAGACCTACAGCAACCTCGTCTCAGTGG GTTATGAAGGCACCAAACCATATGTGATCCTCAGGCTGGAGCAGGAAGAAGCACCATGGATTTGTGAGGCATCATGCTCGGGCTGCCACTGTCGGG AAAACATTTGGCAAGGTAACATCCAGAAGAAAAGACGGCAAGACATGCTTTTGAGGCAAGGTACATTCATCAGCAAGAAAACGTTGCCCAAGGAAAGAAGCCATGAATGTAATAAGTTTGGGAAAATATCACATCTGAGCACTGATCTTTTTCCTTCAATTCAAAACCCTAATAACTGGGACTCTTGTGGAAAGAGTGTGAACCATAATTTAGACTTGAATGGTTTTAAGAGAAACTATTCAAAAAAGCAAGATGAGTGCTATGGATATGGGAAATTATTACAACATACAAAGCATGATAGAAGACCTAATGGAGAAAAATTCTGGGAATGCAGTCACTGTGAGAAAGCTTTCAGCCATAACCCAGCACTTATGTATAAACCAGCAGTAACCAATTCTCTTGTGTACAAACGGAAGAGGGTTCCACCTACAGAGAAACCCCATGTCTGTACtgagtgtgggaaagccttctgCTACAAGTCTGAATTCATTAGGCATCAAAGAAGTCACACTGGGGAGAAGCCGTATGGATGCACTGACTGTGGAAAAGCCTTTTCACATAAGTCAACCCTCATTAAACACCAGAGAATACACACTGGGATAAGACCCTTTGAGTGTTTTTTTTGTGGGAAAGCCTTCACCCAGAAGTCACACCGCAGAGAACATCAGAGGACACATACAGGAGAGAGACCCTTTGTGTGCAATGAATGTGGGAAGTCATTTGGTGAGAAGTCATACCTCAATGTACATCAAAAAATACACACAGGAGAAAGACCCTATCGTTGCAGAGAATGTGGAAAATCCTTCAGTCAAAAGTCATGCCTCAATAAACATTGGAGAACtcatactggagaaaaaccctatggATGCAACGAATGTGGCAAAGCTTTCTACCAGAAGCCAAACCTCAGCAGACATCAGAAAGTTCATGCTAGGAAGAATGCTTATAGGAATGAAAACCTAAAAATTGTAGAAAAACCTTGA